Part of the Sarcophilus harrisii chromosome X, mSarHar1.11, whole genome shotgun sequence genome is shown below.
AGCTTACAATTCAGTGATCTGGGGGCACAGAATGGGAAGAATGCAACTACATCAATAAATACAAGTCAGAATGAGGAAGATACAAAGGTATCAACCGACACGAGTGACTGGAAAGATTTCCATCTTCCAAGATTTGATCCCAGActttccattaaaaattttttttttggtttgtttttgcacAACAGTATTTATTGAAGGTCATGTCATTGAACCTGTCAGCAATTCATCATAAAACTAATACATGTCTTGAGAGAAGATAGCATGAAATATTAAGGATTAGAATGTAGCATTAGTATAGAATATtggcagagggaagagagggaggaggtagaagaaggaataaaaaaaaaaaaaaaaaaaaaaggaaacagaaaacccTTTCTTTGGGAAGATTATAAATTAGTTCAACGTTTCGGGATGAGGAACCTTGGAGACCATAAGATGGGAGAACTGGACTTGGAGGTCAAGGCCCCACCCCACCatttgacagaggaagaaaatgagacccagagagggggAGGGGCTGCTGAAGGTCGCAGCCAGCGTGTCAGCAAGGTGACAGAAATCATAGCATATAATCCAGTTCAAATCTTGTGAAAGCAAAGGCTATACAGCCCCTGATTTATCAACCCCATTTCCAAATGACCCACATAGAAAAAGAGCATTACTAGCTGCCTTCTACGCTGGCCCGCTCCCCTCCCCCTGCAAGTGTCTACTCTGGTTGCCATGGGAACTAGAAAAACCTTGGCGTTTTCGGAGGCCCTGTGGGGTTCCAAGGGCCTTTTCTTCCCAACAGAATCTATGGCTCTGCCTGGTCTCAGCTCGACTTCCCGCCCCACCCGATAAGGGGGACCCAATCCAGACCCGGTTGGGTCCGTGGTGATAATCTAATCCcagatcccccccccccccacccagacCCTTCCAATTTATTGCATGTCCCCTCCAGACTCACTCCTGTCATACTCCTTATCTACCCAGCTCTCCTAGGTCCCCTAATTTTTATGGGCAAGATCTCACCatagctgggggaggggggattgcTTGGGGGGCACTTCAGTTATTAAGATCTACCATCCACATCCATTAATCAGCCCATCTGATTCTCACAATTCTATTCACTGCAGACATTAATTTTGAAGTTGCTATTATTACAGGACCAGAGGACTCTGGACATTGAGCTAGAAAGACGATGGAGGTCTAGCACATTCTCTTCATGTTCTAAGTgggcaaactgaggcccagagaggttactGAGGTTTTACTGAAGGTCTGGGAAGTGGGATTTGAGGGGGGAGGTGTCAACCAATCACCAAGTATTTATCAGTACGCCAGCTACTAGaattacaaatacaaagaacaaacCGATTTCTAAAATCATCTAATCCCAGAGAGGGCCAAACCAGTTTATAGCACTCCCCAGTGTGGCCTGAACCAGATTcaaatgtcattgggaaatatttcacaaaataaacaatacaataaaacagagataacattacattttaaaactaagtcaatatgtggcccccCAGGGGATCCTTCTGTAAGGATTAGGATCCAAGGGTggtcttccttttacagatgaggacaatcGAGGCACTGAAAAAAAGCAGAGCGAGCTGCCTGTGGTCCTGCAGTTACTGAGCCAGGCAATGGAaggaatgctggatttggagtcagcagAGGTGGGTTCaatttatttactagctgtgtgagatTGGACAAGTCCCTttgcctctctgagcctcagttcccaaagtccttcTTCCAGTTGTAAAACCATGAGCCTGTAAATAAAGGGCTGAGGTGGGCGCTAAAGCCAAGTCTTTgagactccaagtctagcacctCAAAGTGACATTTGTCTTAAGGGGCCTTGAGTGGTGGTTAAGGATAGAAGACTTGTAGTACAGCCATACGGGATGGGAAGACCTAGCTCTAGCCTCCTGGGAAACAAACCAAAAGCTACAGGGAGAAGGGAGCTGGCTCCCAGTCAGACCTTCATTGTGGGTCCCCAAGAGGCAGCCAGACTCCAACAAAAGGGACAGTCTGGAGCCACCAACCAAAGGGCACATGTACACTGATGTATGGGGGCGGGCAGAGGACCAGGGGCCCCAACCCGAAATACAGACAGCACTAGAGGGTGGAAGGCCATCCTTGGATGGACTCTATGTTTCCCTTTCTTCTGGAGAGCTTCAGTTCAAAGTCCAGCTCTCGGGTGACCTTCCACCTGTCGCTTAACCCCTCTAGGCCCAAGTGTAAGAGCCAGTGCCTTGGGTTAAATAAACTCTAAgattcttccctcctccaaatcTAGGACTGTCCACAGGTCTCAGAGAACAGAGACCACAGTTTATAGTCAAAGGGATCCGATGCTTGGGAATCCATGCCTAGATGTGAATCATGTGCAAGTTTGAGGAGCACACAGATTGTGCTACCGCCAGATTTCAATGAGGTCCTCACGCCCCTTTCAATACGCCCCCAATTGGGATAACTCACAGATCTATCAGAACAATACCTATGGCATTTAGCTCCCCAGGTCCAGATGGGAGAACCTCTGTAAAGGGTTTTACAATCTGGACAGTTGAACAATCCTTTACAACAAATTCAATGGCATTGAGTCTGGTGGTTTTGCTAAATGACGGAAAAATAACTCTCAAGCTGTAAAGTCTTTTCTGGACAATGACCTCTGGCAAGCAAAAGGCCCAGGTCGTCCTATGAGATGGGGCAGAACAAGCTGTGCTGACCCCTTGAGTCAGGGATCTGTGATTCACCCCTCGCCCCCACTGGCAACTgggggcagaggaggaggagagagagaaaaagacaagacGCAAAAACAGAACGAAAGctcaaacccccccccccccccccccccccccccccccccggtggAAGGCAGAGACCCCTGCCTGCCTTTCCCCAAACTATCAGAAGGCAAGGGTGGCACCACACAGTGAGAAGGAGCAGGCCAGCCATCCCTAGAcctttaataaacaaataactaATTAGCACATTGTGGATATGCAAATGTCAGAGCTAAAGAGCCTGGAGAACACTCAGTCCCCTGCAGTCTCTGGGTTCACATTCCAACTGTTTTAGAATTGTAAGAAAGGCCCCTTTCTTAAAGGGGAGCATAGGGGTAAACTTCCAGCCAGTTGTGGGTCTTATCACCAGTTCAGGATTACTCCTCAGCCAAGTTAACAAAGTCTCTAAATTCTTTAGAGGTAAGccaagggagggggaaaatatcAAACACTTGGAGCTGGAAGGAGCTTTAGTTcaacatcattttacagagaaggaaaccgaGGCTGACAAAGCAAAGTGAACAAAGTGacatttgaacccatttcctctAACTTCCAAATCGGTATTCCTTCCAACCTTACCTGGTTGGCTTTGGGTTACAAATTTTCATTTGTAACTTTTtgagtgaaagagacagagacagagagagacagaaacagagacagagaaagacaggggagagagagagacagaggaagagagcgAGAGAAATGGGGAACTCTGGTGGGACTAATAAGAAAAACAGCTctgaaagcaggaaagaaaaggTGTTTTCAAAGGCTAACATTTTAGCTCCCCAAGGTCTAAGTGTAAGCAATTACAGCAGTTTGGCAGCCCAGAGgtatgtccaaaaaaaaaaaaaaagtagaggggaaaaaatggcatttcttttctttctttctttttctttttttttttttttttaaactgagtagGCCAAGGCTTTCTACAGAGTGAccatctttcatttttgtcccAGAGGCCTTGGGGCACTGTGATAAGGGAGGTGAGATAACATGCTTCACCCCACCCCCAACTACAAAGGAAGCCCATCAGATATCACCTCCCAATCAAAGCCGGCCATTTCTAGGAAAGTGAGACAAAGTAAACTAAATGCCCTTCCCCTAGCAGGAAGATTATGGGGGAGGCTTTGGCAGGCTTGCTCCTCCCAAAGGCTAAAGCTatttgggaagggggaggggataGAAGTGGGACccggagggagggggggaggaaagaaacatCTCTTTTAGTACCATCCcacttgcttccttttttccaatTGTCTCTTCTCCAGCTCCCATGGAATGAAACTAGTGAGACCTGGTAGGCTGAGGTGGTGAGAAAGATCCCTAAAGATGGAAGAACAAGGAGTAAGGTAGCTATAGCCCCTTAGTCCCATTTTCCCCTAGTCCTGgcagaaaaatgacaattatattgTACAAATCCCTTTCCTTTTAAGAAGACGAGAAATCAGATTCAAATGAATATTCTGAGcagccttttccctctttttaaagggggaaaaaagtcagaaaatgcAGGGAGAAGGACAAAAGGGACTACTACCACTCGCTTTGCTCCATAGAAAGGCCGAGGGCTTACGGGAATTTCAaatctgtcttttttcctttcttttaaaaatcccacACTTCTAGTATTTactaaatggcaaaaaaaaaaaaaaattaaaaaaaaaatccaaaaattgtTTATGTCCTTTTTCACAAGGCAGTAATAAAGTTATACAACATATCTCATCTGGATTTTGCTACCACTGAATGGAGCCTTGTAATCACCTCATTTTGTTGTAAGTATAGCTTTGTTTTTCTGGAGGGCGGGGTGGGggttggtttggttttctttacCCAGAACACTTCATCTAAATTTTCCCATACTGAAATGGAATTGTAATTTCATCAGCCTGGATGTTCCCTCCACTGGTGTATATGGCAAGTTACCCTAACCTTTTCTTGTTTTGTGTGATTCTTAACAGGTGGTCCATCTTCTATGCTAAAGGCCAGACATCATGAAGATATTGTGGGGAACCCAGACTGTCCTGAGTTTCTGATGTTTCTTAATCAAAAATGGTGATCTGTTGCCTGAGTCTCCAGCTAGTTCTCACGGtgagtgtgcatgtgtatgtttgtatttgttggggggggggggcgtcgGGGAGGATGGCAGGGTCAGGGGATGGTAAAATATCAttagttccattttttcctgCCTCCCATTTCTACCCTTTGATGCCAACTGGCTAAATAATAGAAATGTTAGGTGAATTTTTGTAAAACTTAGAACATGTGGTCTGCTGTGAGAGATGCTGATTTCGAGGCAACGCAACATCTCTCTGTGCTCACAATGTCTGCCATGATACCCTGTACCTAGTAATAACCTATGGAGTGTATCACCAATTCTGAATTACACTTCTACCAAATTAATGGAGTTTTCCTACTTACTTAAGCAGCAGAAGTAAGctgtaagaaaaaagaacattagtTAAGAGAAAACAGAGCTAgcacagccagaaaaaaataggCGCAAGACCCCGGATGCTGgggataaaaacaattcaaacaatCCAATctcttactctcaaggagttttcaATCCAATCCCCTAGAAAGATAATAAGCCATATATACAGATAATCCAAACACAAGTTAGGATGTTATCACCACACCGAAAATGCAATAGagtaatgaaaaatgaattgCTCGACATGGGGGGAAGAAGGTAGAGGTCAGGAGGAGGTGGTatttgagctggaatttgaaaaaATGGGAGGATTTTCAGAgctaaagagggagaagaagcaGATCTGGCGATAGCAAATGGCTAGTGGTTCAGACTGACtagactggggggaggggagaggagaatgaTTATGAAATTAGGCTGGAGGGGAGACCGAAGAGCTGACAGGTACTGAAAGCAAGGGGAGAGTATTAGGAAAGGGTGTGGCGAGCAGTATGCAATGCTGCAGAAAGGTCAAGCGCCCACTGAAAAGACACCCTGAGCCTtcggggaggggaaggggggaagaacaGCGGCCAGGGTAGTCAATCCATTTAGGAGCTTTGCAGAAAGGGGAGAGATGCAGAACAGCAATCTGAGGGGATGGCAAGATTATGGGATggatggagggggaagggaatggCGGAGATCTGAGCCTGTCTTTCGGGGGCAGTGAACCCAGTAGAGAGGGAGGGGTTGAAAATGTGAAAGCGGGGTAacctggggggggggagtgagtAGTCCTGGGGAGTATGATAAGAGAAGCAAATGTTGCACTGAAATTAGAAGGCATGATTTTGTAGTGTATACACTTAGCAGGATCCCCTAATTTCCTCCAAAGAGCTCCAGGTATCTTGGTCCGACACAAAAGGCTTCGCTAACCACCACATTTAGCTAATCCTTGATGTCTGCCCGGTAATCAGCCCTCTCCCTTTCACTCTCTCCATCTCCATTTTCCAGCCTCAAGCCACAAACTCAATTTCCCCCCAGGGCACTAAAGGTACACACACCCTAAAATCCAAATCAAAAGGCTCGAAGGGCCTTCAGAAATCCACCCAGAAACTACGCAGACAACCTCCATTCGAAGCTAAAAGCAAATTTTTTTGGTAAACAAGTCGAGGTTCATTTTCTTCCCGGTCCTAGCCTCGTTGGCATGGCAACCAAAGAGCCCTTTTCTATTGTTTGGTGAAGTCAGAGCCCAGTCCAGTGACAGCCCAGCCCTGgcagcagcctttttttttttttttttttttgctgcttctaATAAATATCCCTTGGTTCTTTAGCTGATCATCAGGGCTTAGACAACGAGGGAGAATCTCGTTAAGAATTAGGATGGTGGAGATCAGAGAACGTCAGAGCTGAAATAGACCTTAGAGGTTCTCTAGGCCCTGCCTACGTtgacaggggaggaaactgaggcccagaggggttcaatgacttgcccaaggtcacacaggcaggaagtgGCAAAGCTAGAATTCGAACACAAGCTAGATTAATTAGAGCAGTTTGCAATTGAAAATTTGAGAGAGGGAATCGCGTAAAAGAAGCCTGCGCGGGAGAGGTGGGGCGGCCAACCAGGCAAGGAAGGCAGACTGGCTCCCAGATTCAGCATTAAGTCTTTAAGGAGCCCCCCAAAACCTCAGGGCTTGAGGCACCCCAAATTATCCAACGCCATCGTAGTCAGGATGCTTGCGAGAGCTGACCTCCAGGAAGCCTGGCCTCGCCCACTACCAAAAGGCTCCCTCCGGCTCCCCGTCGGGCCCAAGTCCCCCTCCCTGCCGGGCCCAGGTCCCCCTCCCGCTCCCCCTGCCCATCTCGCCCCGCCCCTCGTCCCTGACACCGGCCAGACGGCCTCCAGCAACGACTCTTACTCGTCACTGTAAGGGGTCTGGCAGCTCCGCTCCGGCCCGATCGTCCGGGGGGGGGTTCTGGCTCCGGCTCCGGCAAAGGCTCGCTCCCTGGCTGGGGTTACACCGTGAATTCTAACTTCCTACGCTTCCCTCGGGTATCCACCGGCCTCCAGCCAAATAGGCAGAGAATCGGCCGAGGCTTTCCCGGCCCGCCAATTGGCCCGGCTCCCCACAGGTATAGCCAATCGCGGACTGAGCCCGCCTCACGTCGGATGTCACAGGTCTATCCCCCGGGTGCGTCCGAACCCCCTAGCCTATCGCGAGCAAGAACCGACTTAATGGACGTTCACCTTTCAGCCCATAGGAAACACTAAAGAGACACGAGAAAGAGCCAATGAGAAACCAGACCTCTGGCTTCTGTAGGATGATGTCGATTCCCTCCGCTCCAGTGAGGACCTGATCTCGAGCTCCAGGGGCGGTGGGAGCAGCCGcaggaggggtgtgtgtgtgtgtgtgtgtgtgtgtgggtgggtgggtgggtgtgcgcgcgcgcgcgcgcctctgtgtgtgtgtggttttgtgtgtgcgcgcgcgcctCTGTGTGCCTGTGTGAGTGTGTCTCTTTCTGAGATCAGAGGGGCGGAGCCTAAACGCAAAGGCGCGGGCGGGGCGGAGTCAGGGAGAGAGGGGGCGGAGCGACAGGGTTTTAGTTGCTGCCTGAGGGGCTTCGAGACTCAGTGTCTGCGCGTTAGCTGTCGGGAGCGGAGGCATGGTGAGTGCGGCTACTCCCCCTCCTGCCCCCCAATTCCCTCTGGATCCCACTCCGTGGCCCGGCCGGGCCGTGGTTTTGTCTTTCCCTTGGCCCTGGTGGGGAACTCTCTTCTggcctccctttcccttcctgccCCCGGTGCCCCCACCGCCACCACCTCCACCACctccgctgccgccgccgccgcctcagCCCCGGTGGGGCCTGCTCCCCCTGCGCCCGGCCCGGAGCCTCGGCGTCCCCACTGTGGCCTGGCCCCCCGAGCGCGGGGACCCCGTTGCTTGGTCAACCCCTTGGTCTGTGGCCGGGCCCTTCCCTGCCCGGCCTGCCGGCCGCCCAGTGGCCACCCGGCCCCCAGCCCGGCCCATCGCCCGGCCCGCCTCTTCCCGACCcgctgctccctccctcccccctgaCGGGATCTGGTCGGCCTACTTTCCCCCACCCCAGGCCAGGTAGGTGTCGAGCGGTCGCGCTTTTCCCCCTGCTCCCCGAtccccctccatccctccccttgGTTCTCCCCATCTCTCCCGCTCCCTGCCTCCgccccctcccttccctgccGCCGCCTCCTCGGCTCCCGCTTCTCTTGCcgctccttcccccccccatccTTTCCTTGCCTTTGCAGATCCCTTGGGCGCTCAGCTTCGGGTGGGCCCTGGGGAGGGCGCGGTTGGGGGGGGGCGATGAAGGGGGGCGCTGCAGCTTCGGGTCCTCGGGGGAGCTGGGTGTGGAAGGCGGGGGCGGGGCACGGGAGGACGTTGTCGATTGCTatggggagggatggggggcgggggcggggggggagagggggcgcTACTGGCTGCCTTAATTTCTCCAGAAATTCACCGTGGGCTAATCTCGCTCAAATGGAATGAGCTTTTACTGTTTCATCTTTGGGTTCTAAGCGATTTCTGATGTAAAAAGAGCCGTTTCTGTGGGGTGTCTCTATTGATTTGAATTTCACTTGGGAGGAGAGATGTATTTTTTACATTTGGTTTTAAACAATCCTCATAGTGGGCTTTGAGCCTCCAGCAGAAAGGCAAGGTACACCTGTTTGAGGTCTCTGAAATGCTATGCTATTTGGCGTTTGATGTGGGCAGCATCATGGTTTTCCTCAGATTTAGAAATGGCTGCCAAATCTAAGCGGGAGCAAAGAAAGCCCAGCAATTCCCATTTCTGTGAACAGGTAGCTCTGGAACTTTCCATCAGAGCACACTAAAAGATGGGTGCCGAATAGGGGTCCTTGCACGTGAGTAAAACGGTTAGGCATAAATGcgataaataaaatgcaaagggACTAGACTTAAACTCTCCCAGAACTCCCCAGGGGAGGAAAAGGGGCAaaatagtatcattttttttaaagcgtTTGTGGGaatagctgtgtgtgtgtgtagacagatACTGAAACATTGTTCGAGTGGGATTGCCAGTTTCCTTCTCAAcaaacacaaacaacaacaacaacaacaaaataaaaataaaaagattcactTTCCCACCGAGATTGTTACAATGTAGCAGGTGCAGGTCTTCCCTCCATTTgtaattcattttcaaaacaacTGGGTGTATTCTCTGTTAGAAATGGTCTGGTGACAAACACGGTTTGAATCCTGTGATGGGGTCTTAGCAGAAACTATAGATCACAGGAAGGAGAAAGCTCTAAGATTTTGGGGAAATGGAACACAAAATTCCATGTGAAGATTTTATCCTGGTGACAAGGCTAAAATTCAAAGgagatgaaaaatatgaatatttctttGATACCACTTTAAGTAAAATtgtgaaaatgctttttaaaaaaatttgcaatCCTATATCCCTGCGATGCAATTTAAGATCACTTgttctttattgttgttttaaaggCCAGTACCATCAAGAAGCCAAACCTGGGCTCCGCCCCCCCAAGAAAGAAGATGGGACCCAAACCTGAACTCACAGAGGAACAGAAACAAGAAATTAGAGAGGCATTTGATCTCTTTGATACAGATGGAACCGGGACAATAGATGTTAAGGAGCTCAAGGCAggtttattaagtaccaactgtAAGCACTAACCTGGGAAAAGCACAGTCCAAGAGAAATAATTAATtacacataataaaaaaaaaaaacccatcactGTCTCTGTTTTCACCCAGTTAAATTATGCTGAAATATCACTCCTCGGGGTGGGAAAGAATAAAAGGGGATCTGGTGACCCTGggtgttttctttccattttaattccACCTTTCCATTTCTGAGCTGATAACACAGTATTCTAGAATCgtctttcctgcctcctttttaCCCCTCTCCTCTTTTAACCACTTCGCTTTTAACTGCATTCCCTTTTCTGCCCAAAGTGTTGGTCACAGGTATTATTGTAccgttccatttttttctgtcccCCCACCCCAATCCTGTTAAGTAAGGTGAATTAAAATTGTGATTTGCTAAATATTAGAAGCTCCAAGTCACCGTGCCACTTTTGCCCTTAGGTATTTTTGGGACTTCTGTCTTTTGTTGAAATAATTATTTAGTCTATTTTTGATGTAGGTGGCCATGAGAGCTCTGGGCTTCGAACCtaagaaagaagagattaaaaaaatgatatcaGACATTGACAAGGAGGGGACGGGGAAAATCAGTTTCAATGACTTTTTGGCTGTGATGACTCAAAAAATGGTAAGTCAGCCAACACGACGGGCATATAAGCTCTATGTAGCAAAGGACATCCAGGTGTGAAGATCACTCTGTCAAAATGAAGCTCACTAAGATAGGAGGGCCTAGATCATGAGATCCCAGATTTAGGGGCCATCTGGTCCACGCCCATCATTTTGCAAATTGGAATAGAGGTTGCTTCAGATTGAAAAGCAGGAGATGTGAATTCTACTCCTGTTCTCCTGTGACTTGAAGAAGTCAGTTTTGCCATCTAAAATAagagaaggaataaatatttGCCCCTACCACTTTTCTATCTAATTATTGTCATGGTAACATTTTATAGTTTAATGGCAGTTAAATCTGAATTTTTGGGACTCAAGAGCTCATATATTGTTGTGTCTTAGTTTtgacatatatacacaattacaATCACTTTAGGAAATTTCACAGGGGGAGTTTTAGTGATGGTAGATTTCCACAAACCTGAGTAATGTATTTCTCTGACTGGAGGCAAAGGAAAACTAGGGAAGATAGCACTCAGGCTAACGGGGTGGTTCCGAAAATCCTATGATACCCATGCACTGCCCAGTGGACACAACCCTGCTGTTTGTCCTCAGAATCAAGAAGCCCGGGATGGCTTTTATCCCTGAGAGGTTTATATCCCAAGGTAAAGGCCAGACCTTGGTATTTTTGTGGGGTGGGAGCACTGTTCTCTCTGGTCATgctcatttaatgaaacaggctGTCAACCTGACGAATGAATAGGGGTTATAGTTTGCTTGGTGGGAAGGATAAAAGCATGAGAAAAGATAGGAGAGTTTATCATTTTACAACAGGGCAttctattgcttttattttctccacATTTCTGTAAGAGGACCTTAGGGTAACTACAAGTTGCTAGGACTGAGATCCTTCCTTTCTTGTGTGTGATTTAATTTGCAAGGCTGAAAAGGATACCAGAGAAGAAATTCTGAAGGCTTTCAGACTCTTCGACGATGATGAAACCGGAAAAATCTCCTTCAAGAACTTAAAGCGTGTGGCCAGAGAGCTAGGGGAAAACCTCACTGATGAGGAACTGCAGGTTTGTTGTAGATGAGTCTGGAATCCCACGTTCTTGGCTTCTGGCTCTGTGGTAGGTTTTCTTTGAGAGACCTTCAGGTCTGGACTGTTGGGTACTTTGCTCACCACCTAATAATTTGTTTTGTCCAGCTTTTCCCTTACCTATCAGTTGGTAAGTATAACTAGCTCCCGATCCTAGGTCCTCATTTGCTACCCATGCCTCCTATCTTTATCGATTCTGGCTTAcccatttcttaatttttctttctcggTAAGTTTATGTGCTAATATGTGTCAGTGAACTGTGGCCATGATGTGAAGGAACTGGAGACTTAGTGTAACATTAATAGTCTTTTCATTAGACTAAGGTGGTCACTTTTGTATTTCTAGCCCCTACCATGGTGTCTAgtaattaaaaggttttttaaattagCTTCCTCAGTTGGGGGAAATGCTCTTGTCCTAACCTGGCTCCCAAACAAATGCTTTTGGACAAATTGAGtaaatcttccctttttctctgatctATAGAGTCCTGGCCCTTAAGGAGGGTGGGGGAGATGATAGCCATCCCGGGGCCTGTGTTTATCACCTTTCATTTATACTTTCGACACAATTTAAACCTCGGTCTTTGACTGAAGCCTCTACTGTGTATTgtactctcttcttccttttctccatctccctctccccgCAAAAAGTTGGGGGATGGTGCAGTGGGAAGAGATTACTTTCTAGCCAGGTGACGTGGGTTCTCCCAGTAGATTTTAGTTTGTGTTGCTTTGGGCAAATTGTTGAGTCTCTCTGGGATTTCaggttttctcatgtgtaaaatgaaagccTTGGACTAGATAAGCCCCAAGATCTCTTCCATATCTCAGCCCTTAATATCCATCATGCTATATCCGacattatccccatcttacagatggaaCCGGTGTGACTTTTTGTCGCCCCGAAGACCATTCGCTAGATTTGGTCCTCtgcttcccctccttccccaccaaaCCTCAGTGCTGCTTTGTTTGTTATCGAAACCCTTTTACGTGACCTTCTTTAGATGTTTCCCGGGTCAGTCTAATCTACCACCTCCTGAATCCTTACAGGAAATGATTGACGAAGCTGATCGAGATGGTGACGGAGAAGTCAATGAACAGGAGTTCCTGCGGATTATGAAAAAGACCAGTCTGTATTGAGATCACGGTATCTCTTCCCCTATTGCAGGCACATGCAAATAGATGTACCGGTTATGAAGgttccttgttttccttttttgaggtGTCACTATATAAAGTACATAGAGGCTGATTTTCCCCCTCCGCTAATTGAGCTAGATAATCCATTGGCAAATACCCGATTCAGTCCAATCTTttctaaagaatttaaaaatcataattctagCTAAAACACCTTGTTGATGGATTTTCCAATTGAGAACCCACTAGGCTTAAGGATGGGGGCCTTAAAgtcctctcccccccacccttttGCTTGGTA
Proteins encoded:
- the CETN2 gene encoding centrin-2 isoform X1, translating into MVICCLSLQLVLTASTIKKPNLGSAPPRKKMGPKPELTEEQKQEIREAFDLFDTDGTGTIDVKELKVAMRALGFEPKKEEIKKMISDIDKEGTGKISFNDFLAVMTQKMAEKDTREEILKAFRLFDDDETGKISFKNLKRVARELGENLTDEELQEMIDEADRDGDGEVNEQEFLRIMKKTSLY
- the CETN2 gene encoding centrin-2 isoform X2, with amino-acid sequence MASTIKKPNLGSAPPRKKMGPKPELTEEQKQEIREAFDLFDTDGTGTIDVKELKVAMRALGFEPKKEEIKKMISDIDKEGTGKISFNDFLAVMTQKMAEKDTREEILKAFRLFDDDETGKISFKNLKRVARELGENLTDEELQEMIDEADRDGDGEVNEQEFLRIMKKTSLY
- the CETN2 gene encoding centrin-2 isoform X3, producing the protein MGPKPELTEEQKQEIREAFDLFDTDGTGTIDVKELKVAMRALGFEPKKEEIKKMISDIDKEGTGKISFNDFLAVMTQKMAEKDTREEILKAFRLFDDDETGKISFKNLKRVARELGENLTDEELQEMIDEADRDGDGEVNEQEFLRIMKKTSLY